The Mucilaginibacter rubeus genomic interval ACAGGAGCAGCAACTAACTACCAACGGTCAAAATATCCGCGCATTAGAAGTTGACGGCACTTTTGATGATTGCCAGGCACTGGTAAAACAAGCTTTTGTTGATGATGAGTTGAACGAGAAGTTCCGCCTTACATCGGCCAATTCTATTAATATAGCGCGTTTGGTTCCGCAAACTTTTTATTACTTCAATGCTTACGCACAGTTGTTAAGACAAGGCATTAAAAAAGTTGTTTTCTCGGTACCAAGCGGTAACTTCGGCAATATCGGCGCCGGTTTGTTAGCCTGGAAAATGGGTTTGCCTGTCGAGAAATTTATCGCAGCCACCAATGCTAATGATACTGTGCCCGAGTTTTTAAAAACCGGCGTTTATGAACCAAAACCATCGGTAGCCACGCTTTCAAACGCGATGGACGTAGGTAACCCAAGCAACTGGGTACGTATTGCCGACCTGTTTAAAAACGATACCGAAGCTCTTAAGGAACTGGTTGTAGGCTTTAAATATGATGATGAAGAAACCGTAAAGGCCATTAACTGGGTGTTTGACAACTATGGTTACGTAGTTTGCCCGCATACAGCTATTGCATGGCAGGCACTAACTGATTATAAACAAGATCACGCCGCCACTGATACTGCAGGCGTATTCCTTTCAACCGCGCATCCTTGTAAATTCCCTGATGTTTTTAGTGAAGAGGTTGCAGCTAAAATTGACGTACCGGAACAGGTAAAAGAACTGGAATCAAAAACAAAGCTGGCTATAGCCATCAGTAAAGATTTTGCTGATTTTAAAGGCTACCTTTTAGGGGTTGATTAATTTCAGTATTTTTAGATGCTGGAAATAGGCTTCTGCAAGAAAGGAGGCCGTCACCAACATGTCATTGCGAGGAACGAAGCAATCGCAAACTGTGCAGATCCGCTCTGCCTCCGTGCGATTGCTTCGTTCCTCGCAATGACATCGTTGGGTAGGCACAACCAGCGTCTGATTCAATACCGAAATATAAAATGCTTAACAAAACCCTGATATTTAGCTACCTTGTGGCAGTTTGCCTCACTGCCTGCAGCCGCAAACAAAAGTTCGACCGTGATAAATGGGACGATGGGGACGGTATTACATTTGCTTACCGGCCAGCTTTGGTTGATGACCTGATAGCCAGCAAGCAGCTCAACAATCTTAAATATCAACAGGTGATCCACCTGCTTCACCGGCCGCAGTTAAGCAGCAAGGACAGTATGGTGTATGACCTTGACAGGAAATACGACAAAGGTGTATTAACTTACACTCAAACACTTGTTGTTTTCCTGAAAGATTCGGTGGTTACCAAGGCCGAGGTTCATGAAACCCATCCGAAGAAGAAATGATTATTTTGTTTTGAAGGCAGGGCTGTTTTTAAGTAATCGTTTGCTGTGATGAACGGCACATCTATTCTGGTTTTGCTTACAATTCTATAAATCACCCGATAACTACCAACAAGCACCTCTCTTATTGAAGGATCTTGTTTTTCGGGAACAACTTTACCTCTTTTCGGGAATCGTTCCAATGGCTTAACGCTTAATAGTAAGCGTTGAACCTGTATTTGGGCGTAATGCTCTGAATCCTTGGCTATAAATTCGGCTATGTTGTCAATGTCTTTAACAGCCTGTTTAGTCCAGTTTATTTCAACCATTTACCCAGACTTTTCTTTGCTTCTTCCGTTGAAAGTATTTCGTTTTTGTTTGATTCCTCAATACCAATTTCGATTTTATTCAACAGCATTAACCGGTCTAATATTTCCTCACAGCTAAATTCTCCGGGCAGCTCATTTACCGTTTTCAACACTTCTTCTTTCGTCAACATCATTAACTATTTAATAATCTAAATTTACTAATTAAAATTTAAAGTGTTTATTAGCTTTAAGTTTTCACATAGCATGATCAACACCATAATATTTGATCTGGGCGCTGTCCTGATTGATTGGAACCCGCATTATTTATATCACACCCTGTTTACCGATGAGCAGGAAATGAAAGATTTTCTGGCCAATATCTGTACATCCGACTGGAATGAAGAACAGGATGCCGGCCGGTCGTTACAAGAAGGTACTGATTTGCTTGTTGCTCAATACCCGGAGCATGAAGCTAATATTCGTGCCTTTTATTCCCGCTGGGTAGAGATGCTGGGCGAACCTCTTCATGGTACCGTTGAAATTTTCAGACAATTAAAAGCGAGCGGCAGGTACAAGGTCTATGCTTTAACCAACTGGTCGGCCGAGACTTTCCCATTTGCTTTAGAGCGTTATGATTTTTTAAACTGGTTTGATGGTATTGTAATGTCCGGTGCCGAAAAAATGCGTAAGCCATCACCGGCTTTTTATCAGCTTCTGCTTGATCGTTATGATGTAAAAGCCAACGAAGCTTTATTTATTGATGATAATTACCGTAATATTTTAGCTGCCGAAAAAATGGGGATTAAAAGCATTCACTTTACATCGGCAGAGGCTTTGGAGACAGCGTTGAAAGGCTTGGAGGTATTATAAAAGCATTTCAAGCCGGGACACGGGGGCCGGGAGGGACAAAAATCGCAGGTCGGCCGTGGGGACACGGCCTGCGGTTGAAAATAAACTTACTTGCTTGGCGCTATTATCCATGCTACAACTACCAGCGCCAATAATATTCCCATAATCAAATAGCTAACCGGCCGGGCAAAATTCAGTGTCCAGCCGAGATATTTAATTCTTTTGGGTACGATTATACGGTTGTCATCCTTGTTGTAGTAAAACACGCCGTATTTGTAATTGCTTAGGTCTTCTGTAGGCTCCATAATTAAGATAATTTATTATCCAAACAATTCACTGCTCAAATACCTGTCGCCACGGTCGCAGCAAATAAATACGATCACGCCTTCTTCCAGTTCCTGCGCCAGTTTTATTGCTGCCGATAGCGCTCCGCCGCTGCTCATCCCCGCAAATACCCCTTCCACTTTGGCCATCTGGCGTGCCATTTGAGTTGCATCTTCCTGTGAGATATCCATAACCCGGTCAACCCGTGTGGCATCAAAAATCTTAGGTAAATATTCCTCCGGCCACCTGCGGATACCCGGGATCGATGAACCCTCAACGGGCTGACAGCCTACAATCTGCACATTGGCATTTTGCCCCTTCAAATATCTCGAACAGCCCATAATGGTACCGGTTGTACCCATAGCACTTACAAAGTGAGTGATCTTGCCTTCCGTATCCTTCCAGATCTCGGGACCTGTAGTTTTCACGTGGGCCATATAGTTATCCGGGTTAGCAAACTGGTTCAACAGAAAATATTCGCCGGTAGCGGCTTTTTCTTCGGCATAATCGCGGCAAAGCTCTATACCTTCCAGCAAAGTAACTTTAGCACCAAAGGCTTCCATGGTAAGTGTACGCTCGCGGGTGGAGTTTGAGGGCATGACCAGTTCTATCTCCAGGTCAAATAAACGGGCTATCATCGCCAGCGCAATACCCGTGTTACCGCTTGTTGCTTCAATCAGCTTGGTACCGGGTTTGATATCACCACGCTCAATGGCGCTTCTGATCATATTGAGTGATGCGCGGTCTTTCACGCTGCCACCGGGGTTATTTCCCTCCAGCTTGGCGAAGATCTGCACTTTGGGATTCGGATTCAGCTTTTTTATTTCTACCATAGGAGTATTGCCTATCAGGTCTATTAATCCAGCCATTGTATATTTTTATTAGGTAAATTTTATTTTTTGTGCCCGAACAGTTTTATGCTCAGCCTTTTCAAGATCCTATGATTTGGGGCGTGGTAAACCTTTGAGTTGGGTGGCAAACTTTTGGTAAGCCAAACGTTCCCTCCTACTACGCTATTGTGCCCAATAATGGTTTCTCCGCCTAAAATAGTAGCACCTGAGTAAATTACTACATTATCCTGAACTGTAGGGTGTCTTTTGGTATTTGCCATGCTTTTATCTACGCTCAAGGCCCCGAGTGTAACACCCTGATATAGTTTTACATGCTTGCCTATTACGCAGCTTTCGCCAATAACAATACCGGTGCCATGATCTATATAGAAATACTCGTCTATTTTGGCAGCAGGATGGATGTCGATTCCCGTTTTTGAATGCGCGTATTCGGTAAGGATGCGCGGCAGCAAAGGAATATCATCAACATACAGGCTATGCGCCACACGATAAAGCGAAATGGCATAAAAGCCCGGATAAGTGCGGATCACCTCAAACTCGCTGCGGGCAGCAGGGTCGCCGTTAAAAATGGCCTGGATGTCGGTATTCAGCACACGAAATAATTCGGGAAGCCCCTCAAAGAATTTTTTTGACAGTTTTGAGGTATCGCAATTGCTGCAAGCCTTGGTGGCATGCATAATTTCGCACAATTCATTCTCAAGCCTCAAAAACTCATCCTTCAGTTCCTCCACCGAAGCAAACTGTTTGCCGGTTTGCTCGGGGTACAGTAAATGAATCACTTTAAGCGCCCAGGCCGTAATTTCACGGTTTGAAGGCACAGCCTCCAGGTTTTGCTGTTTAGCAAAAATATGTTGATAAAAATCCTGACTCATGTTTTATGGTGGGCTGTTTTGGGAAAACAACCATTAACAGTACAAGTTTATATAAAAGATTGTTGTTAATATGTAAAATGAGCCGGATAATTGATATTTGGTTATAAAAACATCGATACCGAACCTATGAAAGATCAAATAATTGCTACAGTAACTGCCCTGTTTAGCGGAGCCGATGAACGGGACTGGGCCAAAGTAAAAAACGCATTTGCCGAAAATGTAGAACTTGACTATAGCTCCATGACCGGAAACCCGGCCAGCATCGCATCATCCGCTGATATCATTGCCGCATGGCGGGGCTTCTTGCCCGGCTTCGACAGGACACATCATCAACTGGCAGATTTTTATGTGATGCAAAACGGCACGGTAGCCCTGGTGCATTATTATGGCAAGGCTGATCATTTTATTGGCGACGAGCTATGGATTGTGGAAGGCACTTATGATACCGAACTTATTGAAACGGATGGCAAATGGATCATCACCAAGCATAAGCTTAACCTCATTAAGCAGGATGGTAATATGGATTTACCGGCGAAGGCCGCGGCCAGGGTTTCGGAGCAGGGTTGAATTGCAAAAACAGAAATGCCATTACGAGCAAAGCGTGGCAATCTCGTCGCTATTCGATCGAACAGGCATTGGCTACGAGATTGCTTCGTTCCTTACAGCAATGACATAAATATTAAATAACCTCTATTCTTTTCCTTCTACTTAATCCCGCCTGCAAAACAACCGAAATTATGATCACTAACAGCCCCGCATAAAAAGACACATTAAGCTGGCGGGATTCATTGAATAAAACCATCGCCAGTAAAATGCTGTAAACAGGTTCCAGGTTAAAGGTTAGGTTGACCGTAAAGGCAGAAATCTTCTTTAAAACCTCAGCCACCATTACATATAGCCCAACGGTGCAAAAAAGCGCCAAAATTAGCAGGTAAAATATATCCAAAGTGCCCGGCAATATTGTTTTTGACGGGAAGAAATACAGATATACTGGTAACACTATAGTTAAGGCAGCGCTTCCGGTCAGCATCTGGTACATATTCATCACCGTGGCATCGTACTTTTTAACCAGTCGTTCATTAAAAATGGTATACAGCGATGCCAGGAAAGATGATATTACCCCCAGTACAATACCGGTGCGGAACGAGGTATCGAAATGAAAGATCAAACCAATGCCAGCCAATGTAAGCGTGCTCAACAGCAGCTCGGTTATGTTAAACGGCTTCCTGTTGATAAGCGGGGCCAGGAACGCGGTAAAGAAGCTGGTAAGGCAATAACAAACTACGCCTACAGATACATTTGAATATTTGATACTGGCATAAAAAAACACCCAGTGAAAGGCTATCAATAACCCGGCCTTCCCCATTTCCCAAATGTTGACCCGTGAGTGGTTAAACTGCGCCCTTTGAATCCAAACAATAACTACAAGGAATAAAAAAGAAAACAGGGTGCGGTACCAGGTAAGTAAATATTCATTTAAAGAGATAAGTTTCCCGAACACGCCGGTAAAACCGGCAAGAACTACAGCTATATGTAACAGAACAAATGTTTTTTTCATTTTTTGCTAAAATAAGATTGAGCGGGCACACAACGATGCATATGATTGCCCGCGTTTAATTAATTTGTTTTGAAAATAGTGTTGAAAAAGGATCAAATACAGTTGCACTACAACCGGTTTTGATTAGCAAAAAAGAAAGAATGGTGGATCATTAAAAAAAGGCTCCGAGACCAAAAATGTCCGGATAAGAGATTTGAGATTCCCTTTAGTGCCATATTTAATGTTTGCTGTCATCATTTGTTGATGGGCCAAAGATAGGAAAAAGTTTTATTGCGCCAATACATTGTGTTGTTTTGACACTAAAAATCGGATCAAACTGTCCTTTCCTCGCAAGCAGTTGGCGTATAAGATTTCTCTTTCGCCCCTACGCACCGCTCCTCCCTTGCTCTATCGAAATGACATCGGCTTTTTTAATTTCTGTTAATAAAAAAGCCCCGGCTATTGCCGGGGCCTGCATTTCTTCAATAACAAAACGTTTAGTTCAGATATTTAGTGATATCCTCAGATAGCGGAGTTGTTTGTGACCTGAAACGGTGGATTAGTTTGCCATTTTCGTCTATCAGGAATTTTTCAAAGTTCCATTTAATGTCGCCGGTAAAATCTGGGTTTGGAGCAGTTGTAAGGTATTGGAACAAGGGATCGATATCCAAACCTAAAACGCTAACCTTTCCGCTCATCGGAAATTTCACGTTGAAATTTTCTTTGCAAAAGGTTTTGATGTCCTGGTTTGTACCTGGTTCCTGGCCGCCAAAGTTATTGGCCGGGAAGCCTACTACTACCAGCTTGCCTTTGTATTGCTCAGACAGTTTTTCCAGATCGGCGTATTGTTTAGTGAAGCCACATTTTGAGGCCGTGTTTACGATCAATACTTTTTTGCCTTTGTATTTAGCTAAGCTAAAATCTTTGCCGTCGATGGTTTTCAGTTTAAAATCATATACTGAAGATGGTGCGGCAGCAAATAATAAGGCGATGATGAGTGCCAGTGTTTTCATGGTTTTTACAATTGATTGTTAATAATCCAGCATAAAAGTAAAGCTAAAAATTTCTTTTAGCTAAGTACTCATCTTCTTTTTGTGTCATTTTTTCTTTTGTAACAACACTTTTATCGGTGTAACCCAAAAGGTGCAATGCCCCGTGAATAATAACACGGTGCAGCTCGTTGGTTTCGCCAGTTTTAAATTTGGATCCATTCTCGCGGATGCGGTCAATCGAGATAAAAATATCACCAACAATATCGCCCTCAACTTCCGAATTGTCAAAAGTTACGATATCGGTAAAAGTATCATGATCAAGGTATTGCTGGTTTATTTGCAGCAGGTACGCGTCTGAGCAAAAAATATAATTAAGCTCTTTCAATTTAAAGCCTTCAGCAATTACCGT includes:
- the cysM gene encoding cysteine synthase CysM, with protein sequence MAGLIDLIGNTPMVEIKKLNPNPKVQIFAKLEGNNPGGSVKDRASLNMIRSAIERGDIKPGTKLIEATSGNTGIALAMIARLFDLEIELVMPSNSTRERTLTMEAFGAKVTLLEGIELCRDYAEEKAATGEYFLLNQFANPDNYMAHVKTTGPEIWKDTEGKITHFVSAMGTTGTIMGCSRYLKGQNANVQIVGCQPVEGSSIPGIRRWPEEYLPKIFDATRVDRVMDISQEDATQMARQMAKVEGVFAGMSSGGALSAAIKLAQELEEGVIVFICCDRGDRYLSSELFG
- the thrC gene encoding threonine synthase, which codes for MKLYSTNNTLSEVSFKDAVFNSMPQDKGLYMPYTIPRLDDEFINNIDKYTLPEIAFKVAQNLLGDSIPEADLKALIDEAINFPAPIVKLEDNVYVLELFHGPSLAFKDFGARFMSRVMSYFLEPGEKQLDVLVATSGDTGGAVALGFLGVPNTRVTILYPKGKVSGVQEQQLTTNGQNIRALEVDGTFDDCQALVKQAFVDDELNEKFRLTSANSINIARLVPQTFYYFNAYAQLLRQGIKKVVFSVPSGNFGNIGAGLLAWKMGLPVEKFIAATNANDTVPEFLKTGVYEPKPSVATLSNAMDVGNPSNWVRIADLFKNDTEALKELVVGFKYDDEETVKAINWVFDNYGYVVCPHTAIAWQALTDYKQDHAATDTAGVFLSTAHPCKFPDVFSEEVAAKIDVPEQVKELESKTKLAIAISKDFADFKGYLLGVD
- a CDS encoding DMT family transporter; translated protein: MKKTFVLLHIAVVLAGFTGVFGKLISLNEYLLTWYRTLFSFLFLVVIVWIQRAQFNHSRVNIWEMGKAGLLIAFHWVFFYASIKYSNVSVGVVCYCLTSFFTAFLAPLINRKPFNITELLLSTLTLAGIGLIFHFDTSFRTGIVLGVISSFLASLYTIFNERLVKKYDATVMNMYQMLTGSAALTIVLPVYLYFFPSKTILPGTLDIFYLLILALFCTVGLYVMVAEVLKKISAFTVNLTFNLEPVYSILLAMVLFNESRQLNVSFYAGLLVIIISVVLQAGLSRRKRIEVI
- a CDS encoding type II toxin-antitoxin system RelE/ParE family toxin encodes the protein MVEINWTKQAVKDIDNIAEFIAKDSEHYAQIQVQRLLLSVKPLERFPKRGKVVPEKQDPSIREVLVGSYRVIYRIVSKTRIDVPFITANDYLKTALPSKQNNHFFFGWVS
- a CDS encoding nuclear transport factor 2 family protein, whose translation is MKDQIIATVTALFSGADERDWAKVKNAFAENVELDYSSMTGNPASIASSADIIAAWRGFLPGFDRTHHQLADFYVMQNGTVALVHYYGKADHFIGDELWIVEGTYDTELIETDGKWIITKHKLNLIKQDGNMDLPAKAAARVSEQG
- a CDS encoding glutathione peroxidase, which encodes MKTLALIIALLFAAAPSSVYDFKLKTIDGKDFSLAKYKGKKVLIVNTASKCGFTKQYADLEKLSEQYKGKLVVVGFPANNFGGQEPGTNQDIKTFCKENFNVKFPMSGKVSVLGLDIDPLFQYLTTAPNPDFTGDIKWNFEKFLIDENGKLIHRFRSQTTPLSEDITKYLN
- a CDS encoding DUF5808 domain-containing protein — its product is MEPTEDLSNYKYGVFYYNKDDNRIIVPKRIKYLGWTLNFARPVSYLIMGILLALVVVAWIIAPSK
- the epsC gene encoding serine O-acetyltransferase EpsC; translation: MSQDFYQHIFAKQQNLEAVPSNREITAWALKVIHLLYPEQTGKQFASVEELKDEFLRLENELCEIMHATKACSNCDTSKLSKKFFEGLPELFRVLNTDIQAIFNGDPAARSEFEVIRTYPGFYAISLYRVAHSLYVDDIPLLPRILTEYAHSKTGIDIHPAAKIDEYFYIDHGTGIVIGESCVIGKHVKLYQGVTLGALSVDKSMANTKRHPTVQDNVVIYSGATILGGETIIGHNSVVGGNVWLTKSLPPNSKVYHAPNHRILKRLSIKLFGHKK
- a CDS encoding HAD family hydrolase codes for the protein MINTIIFDLGAVLIDWNPHYLYHTLFTDEQEMKDFLANICTSDWNEEQDAGRSLQEGTDLLVAQYPEHEANIRAFYSRWVEMLGEPLHGTVEIFRQLKASGRYKVYALTNWSAETFPFALERYDFLNWFDGIVMSGAEKMRKPSPAFYQLLLDRYDVKANEALFIDDNYRNILAAEKMGIKSIHFTSAEALETALKGLEVL
- the ybeY gene encoding rRNA maturation RNase YbeY; amino-acid sequence: MPAINFFEEDTTFKPKQKAQLRQWIKDTVIAEGFKLKELNYIFCSDAYLLQINQQYLDHDTFTDIVTFDNSEVEGDIVGDIFISIDRIRENGSKFKTGETNELHRVIIHGALHLLGYTDKSVVTKEKMTQKEDEYLAKRNF